The following nucleotide sequence is from Pseudomonas sp. S09G 359.
TGAGCGTGCAATTCCCCCTCGGCGGCGGGCTGTTTCGCCGCAAGACCTACCTGCACGCGGTCGACGGCATCAGCCTCAGCGTGCAGCGCGGCAAGACCCTGGGGATCGTCGGCGAGTCTGGCTCGGGCAAGTCCACCCTCGGCCAGGCGATCCTGCGCCTGCTCGACTCCACTGGCAGCATCCGTTTTCAGGGCGAAGCCCTCGACCCCTTGAACAACCAGCAAATGCGCCCGTGGCGCAAGCAGATGCAGGTGGTGTTCCAAGACCCTTACGGCAGCCTCAGCCCGCGCATGTCGGTGCAACAGATCATCAGCGAAGGCCTCGAGGTGCACGCGCCGTGTAGCCTGGCCGACCGCGACGCGCAAGTGATCCAGGTGCTCAAGGATGTGGGCCTCGACCCCGCCAGCCGGCATCGCTACCCCCACGAATTTTCCGGCGGCCAGCGCCAGCGCATCGCCATCGCCCGCGCGCTGGTGCTCAAGCCGGCGTTGATGCTGCTCGATGAGCCCACCTCCGCCCTCGACCGCACCGTGCAAAAGCAGGTGGTGGCGCTGCTGCGCGAGCTGCAGGAAAAATATGGTCTGACCTACCTGTTTATCAGCCACGACCTGGCGGTGGTACGCGCCATGGCCCACGACATGATCGTGGTCAAGGACGGCAAGGTGGTGGAGCGCGGGGCGAGCCATGATGTATTCGAGTCGCCGCAACATCCGTACACCAAAGAGCTGCTGGCGGCGGCACACATCCCCTTGTAAACCCAGCCCCCTGTGGGAGCGGGCTTGCTCGCGAAGGCGGCGTGTCAGCCTGTGTATCCGGCACTGATACACAGCTTTCGCGAGCAAGCCCGCTCCCACAGGATCGCGCCCCCACCCCCAATGTATGTTGACGACATAACTATGAACATCACCAATAACCTCAAGGATTACCAGCAGGTTCGCGGCCTGGCGATTCAGTCGCTGTTCGAGATTATCGAGCAGTCCAGCGAAGGCACGGTGATCGTCGACCGCGATGCCAATATCGTCTGGATGAACGAGCGCTACGCCAAGCGCTTCGGCCTCAACAGCGCCGATGAAGCCATCGGCCAACCCTGTGAGCAGGTGATTTCCAACAGCCTGTTGCGCCAGGTCGTACGCACCGACCAGCCAATTCTGCTGGATATCCAGGACACCCCTAAAGGCCCGTTGGTGGTGATGCGCCTGCCGATCCACAACGACGCCGGCGCGGTGATCGGCGCCATTGGTTTTGCGCTGTTCGACGAGCTGCGCAACCTGTCGCCGCTGATCGAGCGTTACTTGAGCATGCAGCAGGAGTTGGCCTCCACCCGTTCACTGCTGCGTAAACGCCAGAGCAAGTACAACTTCGCGCACTTTATCGGCACCAGTGCCGCCAGCCTCGAAGTCAAACGCCGTGCACGGCGCAGTGCGAGTGCCGAATCGCCGGTGTTGTTGCTGGGCGAAACCGGCACCGGCAAGGAGCTGCTGGCCCAGGCCATCCACGGTGCTTCGGCACGTGCGCACAAGGCCTTTGTCAGCATCAACAGCGCCGCGATCCCCCATGACTTGCTGGAAGCCGAGTTTTTCGGCACCGCGCCGGGTGCGTTCACCGGCGCCGACCGCAAGGGCCGCCCCGGCAAGTTCCAGATTGCCCAGGGCGGCACACTGTTCCTGGATGAAATCGGCGACATGCCCCTGCCGCTACAAAGCAAATTGCTGCGGGTGTTGCAGGAAAAGGAATTCGAACCGGTAGGCTCCAACGAGATGCTGCACAGCGATGTGCGGGTGATCGCCGCCACCTCCATGGACCTGGAGGCGGCAATCAAGCGCGGTGAGTTTCGTGCAGACCTGTATTACCGGCTGAATGTGCTGCCGATCCAGGTGCCGCCGCTGCGTGAACGACTGGAGGATATCCCTGCACTGAGCGAGGCGATCCTGGAAGAGCTGCACAGCCAGCACGAACTCGACCACGACGCCCTGAGCCTATTGGCACAGCACGCGTGGCCGGGGAATATCCGTGAGCTGCGCAATGTGTTGGAGCGCGCGGCACTGCTGAGTGATGACCTGGTGCTGAATGACACACAGATTCGCGCGGCGATCGGCACCTTCAGGCCGGTGGCGCGGGGCCCGGTGGAGGCGATCGAGGGTGAAACGTTCGCGGCGGCGAGGGAGCGCTTTGATCGACAGGTGATTGCGGCGGCGCTCAAGGGTTGTGGGGGCAATGTGGTGGAGGCCGCGCAGCGCTTGGGGTTGGGTAGATCGACCTTGTACAAGAAGATGGTTGCCCTTGGCATTGCCTGATCTCATTTTAGAGATATAAATCTCATAACAGAGATATTCAATGTGGGAGGGGGCTTGCCCCCGATAGCAGTGGGTCAGTCACTCTAAGTGTCGGCTGATACACCGCTATCGGGGGCAAGCCCCCTCCCACATTTGTTATGTGTTTGTCTCTAGAACGAGACACGATTTGATGTTTTAACATCGTAATCTATAAATATTTATATATTTCAACGACTTACAAACATGGCACACATCTCGCTATAGCCCCTTCCTACAGCAACACCCCACAAAAATAACAATCCGATGGAGACACACCATGAGTGTGATCATTGCCCTGGCAGCCCTGGCGCTGCTGATGCTGGCTGCTTACCGTGGCTATAGCGTTATCCTGTTTGCCCCCATCGCCGCCCTCGGCGCCGTGCTGCTCACCGACCCGTCCGCCGTCGCCCCTGCGTTTACCGGGGTGTTCATGGAGAAAATGGTCGGCTTTATCAAACTGTATTTCCCGGTATTCCTGCTCGGTGCGGTGTTCGGCAAGCTGATCGAGCTGTCGGGCTTTTCGCGGTCGATTGTCGCCGCTGCCATCCGCCTGCTCGGCACGCGCCAGGCGATGCTGGTGATTGTGCTGGTGTGCGCCCTGCTCACCTACGGCGGCGTGTCGCTGTTTGTGGTGGTGTTTGCGGTGTACCCGTTCGCCGCCGAGATGTTCCGCCAGAGCAATATCCCCAAGCGCCTGATCCCGGCGACCATCGCCCTCGGCGCCTTTTCGTTCACCATGGACGCCCTGCCCGGCACGCCGCAGATCCAGAACATCATCCCCAGCACGTTTTTCAACACCACCGCCTGGGCCGCGCCATGGCTGGGGCTGATCGGCACAATTTTCGTGTTCTGCACCGGCATGCTCTACCTGGCGCGCCAGCGCAACAAGGCCCAGCGCGCCGGTGAAGGGTATGGCACCGAGCTGCGCAACGAACCGGAAACCGCTGAAAACCTGACGCTGCCCAACCCGTGGATCGCCCTCTCGCCATTGATCCTGGTGGGCGTGATGAACCTGTTGTTCACCCA
It contains:
- a CDS encoding sigma-54-dependent Fis family transcriptional regulator, yielding MNITNNLKDYQQVRGLAIQSLFEIIEQSSEGTVIVDRDANIVWMNERYAKRFGLNSADEAIGQPCEQVISNSLLRQVVRTDQPILLDIQDTPKGPLVVMRLPIHNDAGAVIGAIGFALFDELRNLSPLIERYLSMQQELASTRSLLRKRQSKYNFAHFIGTSAASLEVKRRARRSASAESPVLLLGETGTGKELLAQAIHGASARAHKAFVSINSAAIPHDLLEAEFFGTAPGAFTGADRKGRPGKFQIAQGGTLFLDEIGDMPLPLQSKLLRVLQEKEFEPVGSNEMLHSDVRVIAATSMDLEAAIKRGEFRADLYYRLNVLPIQVPPLRERLEDIPALSEAILEELHSQHELDHDALSLLAQHAWPGNIRELRNVLERAALLSDDLVLNDTQIRAAIGTFRPVARGPVEAIEGETFAAARERFDRQVIAAALKGCGGNVVEAAQRLGLGRSTLYKKMVALGIA
- a CDS encoding GntP family permease, yielding MSVIIALAALALLMLAAYRGYSVILFAPIAALGAVLLTDPSAVAPAFTGVFMEKMVGFIKLYFPVFLLGAVFGKLIELSGFSRSIVAAAIRLLGTRQAMLVIVLVCALLTYGGVSLFVVVFAVYPFAAEMFRQSNIPKRLIPATIALGAFSFTMDALPGTPQIQNIIPSTFFNTTAWAAPWLGLIGTIFVFCTGMLYLARQRNKAQRAGEGYGTELRNEPETAENLTLPNPWIALSPLILVGVMNLLFTHWIPQWYGKTHSLSLPGMSAPVTTEIAKLTAIWAVQAALLVGILMVLAFGWSAIKSKLAEGSKSAVSGALLAAMNTASEYGFGAVIASLPGFLVLADWLKGIPNPLVNEAITVTLLAGITGSASGGMSIALAAMSESFISAAHAANIPLEVLHRVAAMASGGMDTLPHNGAVITLLAVTGLTHREAYKDIFGITIIKTLAVFVVIGTFYATGIV